In Achromobacter pestifer, the DNA window AAAGCCGTCGACTTCGGCCAGTTCCCGTGTCAGCGTGTTGCGCCGCGACGCCACCAGTTCAGCATGGACGGGCAAGGCGGGTTCAACGCAAGCGTCACGGCCTTTCAGATGCAGCGTGCGGTTCGTGCGCGGCGAGGTGGCCAGCATGGCGACCTGGGCGGTCTCGCGGATGGCGGCCACGACCAGGGGCGCGGCATGTTCGGCCAACAGCACCAGCATGCGGCCGTCCGGCAGCATGTCCGCGGCCAGGGCCCGGCAGACGTGGGGGTTGCCGTCCCGATCGCAACTGCCCAGCCGCAGCGAAGGCAGCATGGGCAGGCACAGGCTCCATTCGGCGGGCAGTATCGGCACGGCAGGAAACCTCTGGGCTATTGAAGCTCGACGGTGCCAGAAATCATAGCCCAAGGCCCCCGCCCGGATCGCATGCCGTTTAGCGATTTTTTAGCGCTTGCTTAACAAACTCTTAGCAACGCGCGCGCCGCGACGTTCCTACACTTTCCTTGCCCGGTTTCCGGACCGAATCCGGCCATTGCCGGGAAGCCGGCAAACGCCTCGCGACTCCCCTTTTCAAGGCCAGCACCATGAACCGCAATACCGAAGCCCAGTACTCCCCTTCGTCCAGCGCCGGCACGCCGCCGCGCATGGACATCTATGTCGGCATCCACAAGGCCTTGCGCGCCATGATGCTGGATACCTTGCAGGCCGTGGGCCGCATCGACGTCGACGACCCCGCCGAAACACGGGCGGCATGCGAGCGCGTGCAGGAGCTGGCCGACATCTGCGCCAGCCATCTCGGGCATGAAAACGATTTTGTGCATACGGCGATGGAAGCGCGCCGCCCCGGTTCCAGCGAGCGCATCGCCGCGGAGCATGTCGAACACCTCGCGGCAATCGCCGGGTTGCGCGCCGCGGCATCCGCCCTGCTGGCCATCGGCTGCGGCGCCACGCAGGCGCAGGCCGCGCTGCGGCTGTACCGGCAATTGGCGCTGTTCGTCGGCGAGAACTTTGCCCACATGCACGTCGAGGAAACGCAGCACAACCAGGTGCTGTGGTCCTGTTACAGCGACGAGGAACTGCGCGCGCTGGAGGGCGCCATCGTGGCATCTCTGCCGCCGGTCGAGAACCTCTGCATCATGCGCTGGATGGTTCCGGCCATGACGCCCGCCGAACGCGCCGAATTGCTGGCGGGCGTACAGGCGGCCGCTCCCGCCCCTGTCTACGCCGCCGTGCTCGACGTAGTGCGGCCCCACCTGGCACACGAGGACTGGGTCAAGCTGACCCGTGCGCTGGTGCCGGCGGAGGTTCCCGTGCGGATCGTGGCCTGAAGGCCGCGATCAATTTGCCTTCTCGTCCTCGCCCTTGTAGCCGCTGATGTAAGCCCGTCCCGAGCAGCGCACGAAGGCCACGCAGGTCAAGCCACCGCTCTTGGCGTCGCAGGTGGCCCGTGCCTCGTCGCGCGCCGCCACGGGATCGGTGTTCTTCGCGGTAAAGCTGGTGCCGCGGCCCTTGCTGCCCTTGCCCCAGGCCATGCCGACGCAGGTGTCGGTGTAGGTGAGCACCGTGCGGCAGCCGACGCAGTCTTCCCACTTGAGCAAGGCCTCGACCGCATCCTTCTCGCTCGGATAGCCGTCGGCGTAGGTCAGTTGGCCCGACTCCTTCTCGGCCACCGAGCCCCAGTAGCCGCGCGAGTCCAGCTTGGCCGACAGGGCTTCGAGCTGGGCGGGCGTGGCGGTGTCGGGCGCCTTCAGTTCGGCCTCGCTGTAGCCGGGACCGACGCACAAGGGCATGACGGCAAGCTTGCACTTGCCGTCGGCGCTGTCGTTGGTGCAGGTGCGGATGGCCTTCTTCGCGGCGACCTCGGACGACACGCTGGTGCCCCAGAACAGGTCGCTACGCGAATTGCGCGAGAACGCCACGCAGCTGTCCGAAAACGAGGTGACGTTCTTGCAACCCTTGCCGCCCGCCTTGTTGCACTTGGCCAGCGCGGCGTCCTGCGCTTCCTTGGTGGAGGTTTCGGGCATGACCCAATACAGCTTGGCGTGAGCTTCGTCAGTGGCCACGGCGCCGTACAGCGTGTCGGCATGCGCCGCGGGCGCGGCGGCAAGGCCCAGGGCCAGCGCGCCTGCGCCGGCCAGTGCGGCCACGGTGGAACGGAACTGAACCAGCAATCGCGCGAGCATCATGGGTGTGCAATATCCAGTAGTTGTAGCGCCGCGCGCCCCGCGATGCCTGATCGCCAAGGCGCCCCGGGCGCAGAACGCGCGGATCGTAGCACGTTACAGTTTGTCTTCTATCCCCTGTGTGAACGCGTTTCCGGGCATAACGTAACCAATTTTGCAGCGGCCCGAAGATGATGCGCCACTATTTTTTCGGTAACATCGGCGCCTCACGGCGCAGGGTCATGCGGGCGCGCGGACGCATCCGTCGCCCCTTCAAGATGCCCGACGCCACGATACGACTCGTCACGAACCGAAACCAAAACAAGACAAAATCTTGCGACCGCTGAATTATGTTGCGGCACGCCGGATCTTTGAGGGAGCTAGGGCTCAGCATGAATAAATCGCGACTCCGTTCGACCTGGTTGCTGGGCCGCGCCCTGCCGGTGTCGCTGGCCCTGGCCGCCCTGGCCGGCTGCGCGCCGATGCCCACGGGCGGCAGTTCGACGCTGCCGTCGCTGACCAATATCTTCTCGTCGGGGCTGTCGTTCTCGCCCAGCGTGAACGTGGCCAAGAACATGAAGGGCCGTCCGGTGGCCGACGCCATCACGGCGCTGGGCGAGCCGTCGAAAAAGCGCGGGGTGGGCAACACGATGGAACTCATCTGGTCCGATTACCAGACCGCGCCCTATACAGAATGGGTCTCGACCGGCACTTCGCAGCAGGTGGTCGGCATGATTCCGGCCACCTCGACCAGCGCCGCCACGCCGGTGTTCCAGAATACCAACCACGGCTACTACAGCGGCCGCACCAAGGTCTATGAATGCAGCGTGGTGATGCGCATGCAGAACAGCGTCATCATCGACAGCCAAGTGGACGGCAACGTCTGCCCCGAGTTCATCGCCGCGCTGCGCAAATGGGCCGGCGAGCGCGAAGCCAACAACTATCGCAGCAATTAAGGCAGCACACCCTCTTGTCGACCAAACTCGGAGCCCGCCATTTCGTCGCGGCGACGGCTGACGCCATACGCCAGCGAGGCCGCGCCATGCTGGCCGCAGCCCCCTGGTCGCTGGCGCTGTTCATCGTGTCGCTGCCTTTCGCCTTGCTGATCGCCAACCTGTTTCCGTACGGGGATGGGCTGTTCATGGCGCTGGCGCTGATCAACGTGATTTTGTTGGCGCGCATGACCTGCGCCTGGCATCGCGTCGTCAAGCCAGGCGACCCGGCGGGCGTCGGCGCCACCCGCGGCAGCGCGGCGCAGGCCCGTCATCTGGCCTTGCTCAGCGCGCTCGTCATTGCAGCCACTGCGATGGCTCGCGCTACCGGGGACCTGCCCTATGTGATCTACATGGTGCTGACCGGATCGAATGACACTGTGTTCTGGAGCGCCTTGTGCGCCGCGCTGGCGCTGATCTGGGTGCCAACGCTGTACGCGCTGGCGATGTATGGCCTGAGCCTGCCGCGCGCGGCGGTAACCGGCGAGTACGGTTTCCAAGCCACGCGCGCCGCCATGCCGTACAAACCCTGGCCGCTGATGCTGGCGCTGCTCATGTTGATCGCGGCGGCCGGCCATGCCGGCTACATCCTGGGCATGGTCGCGTACGGCTACCCGGATGTTGGATTGGCGCGGGCAGCGATGAGCGCTCTGCCCTGCATCCCGCTCGTATTTCTGGTGGCGGCGATGTATGCGGTTGCTTATCGCGATTCCTGCGAACCCGCCGCGCAAGCGCTCTCCAGCCGTCCTTGAACCCGAGCGCAGGCCGTCCAAAGCGGCGTGAAGCGCGCCTTCCCCCCCATGCGCGCTGCGGGCCGATTACCCGGGGGAACTGCTGCGGACCCTGATCGCGGTTGCGCTCGAAGCTGACAATTCACTGACGCAAAAACGCGAATAGTTTTTATTCATATAGAATCCGGACTGTCCGTAACCCCCTAGCCTGGCAGTCCCGATGTCCCTGCCCCCTTCCACGGGCCCTCATTTCCCCCGCAAACACCTGGTCCTGATCGCCGCCGCGCTGGCCATATTGACCGCCCTGGCGTTCTGGTACGCCGGATCCAAGGGCTCTCCCGCCGCGCGTCCGCCCGAGTATGGGCAGATTCCGGTCGCTGTCGCGGTCGAGGCCGCCAGCGCCGGTCCGCTGCAGCGCGACCTGCATGCGCTTGGAACCATTACGCCGCTGGCGCAAGTGACCCTGCGCAGCCAGGTCGATGGCGAACTGCTGAAGCTGCATTTCACCGAAGGCCAGGCCGTGACGCGCGGCCAGATGCTGGCTGAGATCGATCCGCGTCCCTATCTTGCGGCGCTGGCCGCGGCCGAAGGCGAACTGGCGCGCACCCAAGCGCTGCTGGAGAACGCCGAGGCCGACCTGCAGCGCTACCGCAAGCTGGCGCGCCAGGAAGCAGTGGCGGGCCAGCAGCTGGATACCGCCGAAGCCCAGGTGCGCGTCTATGCCGCCCAGCGGCAACGCAACCAGGCCCAGGTGGCCGATGCCCGGCGGCTGCTGGACCACACGCGTATCGTCGCGCCCCATGACGGCCGCATCGGGCTGCGCCGCATCGACGCCGGCAACCACGTGCGCGCCGCCGACGCCGAGGGCCTGACCACGCTGGTGCAGACGCGGCCGATCTCGGCGCTCTTCAGTATTTCCGAAACGCGCCTGGACATCCTGCGCCAGGCCCAGGCGCGCGACGCCGCGCTGCGGGTCCAGGCCTGGGACGCGGACGACCGCCGCCTGCTAGCCGTGGGCACATTGGAGGCGCTGGACAACCGCATCCAGGCCGCCAGCGGCACCGTACGGCTGCGCGCGCGCTTTGCCAACGCCGACGAATCGCTGTTTCCGAACCAGTTCGTGAACATCCGGCTGGCGGTGGTGCAGCAGGACAACGTCATTTCCATTCCCACGGCGGCGGTGCAGTACGGCTCCGAGGGCGCCTTCGTGTTCGTGATCGGCGAGGACACACGCGCCACGCGCCGCGTGCTGGAGCTGGGTCCGGCCAATGCCGGCCGCATCGTCGTGCAGGCCGGCCTGGCCGAAGGCGAACGCGTGGTGGTCGAAGGCGTGGACCGCCTGCATGACGGCCGCGACGTGCAAATTGTCGAACCGCAGAAATCATGAGCCTGTCGCGCCCCTTCATCCTGCGCCCCGTCGCCACGTCCTTCCTGATGATCGCCCTGCTGCTGTCGGGCATCCTGGCGTGGCGCATGCTGCCCGTGGCGGCGCTGCCGCAAGTGGACTATCCCATCATCCAGGTGACCACGCAGTACCCCGGCGCCAGTCCGAACGTGACGGCGCGCACCGTCACCGCGCCGCTGGAGCGGCGCTTCGGACAGATACCGGGTCTGAAGCAGATGTCCTCCACCAGCGGCAGCGGCATCTCGGTGATCACGCTGCAGTTCTCGCTGGACGTCTCGCTGGGCGTGGCCGAGCAGGAAGTCCAGGCGGCCATCAGCGCCAGCGGCGCGCTGCTGCCCAATGACCTGCCGACGCCGCCCGTGTACCGCAAGGTCAACCCCGCCGACGTGCCCATCCTGACGCTGGCGGTCACGTCCGATTCCCTGCCCTTGCCCCAGGTCTACGACCTGGTCGACACCCGCATGACGCAACGCCTGTCGCAGTTGTCCGGCGTGGGCATGGTCAGCCTGGCGGGCGGCCAGCGGCCGGCGGTGCGGGTGCAGGTCAATCCCATGGCGCTGGCCGCGCGCGGCCTGCAGCTGACCGACGTGCAGGAAGCCATCTCCAAGGCCAATTCGAACCAACCCAAGGGCAGCTTCGACGGGCCGGTACGCTCGGTCATCATGGACGCCAACGACCAGCTGCAAAGCGCCGAGGAATACCGCGAACTGATCGTGGCCTGGCGCAACGGCGCGCCGGTACGGCTGGGCCAGGTCGCCACGGTCGAGGACGGGGCGGAAGACCGCTACCTGGCCGCCTGGGTCGACAAGCAGCCGGCCGTGCTGGTCAACATCCAGCGCCAGCCGGGCGCCAACGTCATCGCCGTGGCCGACCAGGTCAAGGCGCTGCTGCCGCAACTGACGGCCAGCCTGCCCGCCGCCGCGCAGGTCCGCGTGCTGACGGACCGCACCGAGAGCATCCGCGCGTCGGTGCGCGGCGTGCAATGGGAACTGGCCTTCGCCGTGGGCCTGGTGGTGCTGGTGACATTCCTGTTCCTGCGCAACCTGCCCGCCACGCTGATCCCCAGCCTGGCCGTGCCGCTGTCCCTGATCGGCACCTTCGGCTTCATGCACCTGGCGGGCTTCTCCACCAACAACCTGACGCTGATGGCCCTGACGATCGGCGCGGGCTTCGTGGTGGACGACGCCATCGTGATGCTGGAGAACATTGCGCGCTACCGCGAGCAGGGCCACAGCCCCATGTCGGCGGCGCTCAAGGGCGCCGGCCAGATCGGTTTCACGCTGGTGTCCCTGACGCTGTCGCTGATCGCCGTGCTGATCCCGTTGCTGTTCATGGAAGACGTGGTGGGCCGGCTGTTCCGCGAGTTCGCGGTCACGCTGGCCGTCGCCATCCTGATATCGCTGGCGGTGTCGCTGACGCTGACGCCGATGATGTGCGCGCGGCTGCTGCCCGCGCACGAACCGACGCGCCCCGGGCTGCTGGACCGCATCCAGACTCGCTACGCCGGCTGGCTGGACCTGACGTTGCGCCATCAACGGCTGACGCTGGCCGTGATGCTGGCGACGGTGGCGCTGACGGGATTGCTGTACCTGGCCGTGCCCAAGGGCTTCTTCCCGACCCAGGACGGCGGCACGCTGCAAGGCGTGACGCAATCGTCCCAAAGCACCTCGTTCGACGCCATGTCGCGGCGCCAGCAGGCGGTGGCGGAGGCCTTGCTGGCCGATCCGGACGTGGTCAGCCTGTCGTCCTTCATCGGCATCGACGGCATGAACACCACTTTGAACACCGGCCGGCTGCTGATCAATCTGCGGCCCTGGTCGGAGCGCAGCGCACCGCTGGCGGACATCATGGCGCGGCTGGATGCGCGCGCCCGCGAGGTCCAGGGCATCTCGCTCTACTTGCAGCCGGTGCAGGAGCTCAATATCGAGGACCGCGTGAGCCGCGGCCAGTACCAGTTCACCCTGACCTCGCCGGACAGCCCGCTGCTGGCCCGCTGGACCAACGCGCTGGCCGAACGCCTGGCCCGGGCGCCCGAGCTGGCCGACGTTTCCACCGACCTGCAAGGCGACGGCCGCCAGGCCTATCTGCAAGTCTCGCGCGATGCCGCCGCCCGTCTGGGCGTGACCATGGACGACGTGGCGCAGACGCTCTACAACGCCTTCGGCCAGCGCCAGGTGGCGACCTTGTTCACCCAATCCAACCAATACCGGGTGGTGCTGGAGGTGGACCGCAAGCTGGCGCTGAACCCGGACGCGCTGGAACGCATCCATCTGCAGAGCGAAGACGGACAGGCGATCCCGCTGTCGGCGCTGGCCACCGTCAGCGAGCGCGCGGCGCCGCTGGCTGTGAACCACCTGTCGCAGTTCCCCGCCGTCAACCTGTCCTTCAACCTGCCCGCGGGCGGCTCGCTGGGCGAGGCCATCGAGGCCATCGAATCGGCGCGGCAAGAGATCGGCATGCCGGTCAGCGTGGAGCTGCGCTTGCAGGGGGCCGCAGCGGCCTTCCAGGCCTCGCTGTCGAACACGCTGTGGCTGATGCTGGCCGCGGTGGTCACCATGTACCTGGTGCTGGGCATGCTGTATGAAAGCGCCATCCATCCGGTGACCATCCTGTCCACCCTGCCCTCGGCCACCGTCGGGGCGCTGCTGGCGCTGTTGCTTACCGGGCGTCCGCTGGACCTGATCGCGGTCATCGGCATCATCCTGCTGATCGGGCTGGTGAAGAAGAACGGCATCATGATGGTGGACTTTGCGCTGGAGGCCGAACGCTCGCGCGGCCTGGCGCCGCAGGCCGCCATCCGCGAAGCCGCGCTGCTGCGCCTGCGGCCCATTCTGATGACGACGCTGGCCGCGCTGTTCGGCGCACTGCCGCTGATGCTGGCCACGGGCTCGGGCGCGGAACTGCGCCAGCCGCTGGGCTGGGTCATGGTGGGCGGTCTGCTGGTCAGCCAGGTCCTGACCCTGTTCACCACGCCCGCCGTGTATCTCTTCTTCCACCGCCTGGGCCAACGCCGCGGCGCCGCGGCCGCCAAACCCGGGGTTGAAGGCCCGGCGCCATGATCCGCGCTCTGTTGCACCGCCCGATCGCTTGCATCTTCCTGGCGATCGCGCTGACCCTGCTGGGCGCGGTCGCGTGGCGGCTGCTGCCGGTTGCGCCCTTGCCCCAGGTCGACTTTCCCACGATCGAGGTGCGGGCCGAACTGCCGGGCGCCAGTCCCGAAAGCATGGCCAGCACCGTGGCCGCGCCGCTGGAGCGCGCGCTGGGCAGCATCGCCGGCGTCAGCGCCATGACCTCGTCCAGCAACCAGGGCGCGACCCGCGTGCAACTGCAGTTCGACCTGGACCGCGACATCAACGAGGCCGCCCGCGACGTGCAGGCGGCCATCAACATGGCCCGCGCCGAGCTGCCCGCCGGCATGCCGGGCAATCCCAGCTACCGCAAGGTCAATCCCTCCCAGGCGCCCATCATGGCGCTGGCGCTCAGTTCGCCCACCCGTCCCGCGGGCGAACTCTACGACCTGGGTTCGACCGTGCTGGCGCAGAAGATTTCGCAGATCAACGGCGTGGGCGAAGTGACCCTGGGCGGCAGCTCGCTGCCGGCGGTACGCGTGCAGGTCAATTCCAACGCGTTGGCCCACTATGGCGTGGCGCTGGACGAAGTGCGCCAGGCCATCGCCGACGCCGCGCCCATGCGGCCGCAAGGCCAACTGGATTCCGCCAGCCGGCGCTGGGAGGTCGGCACGCCCGAACAGCCCCGCGCCGCGCGCGACTACGAAAGCCTGATCGTGCGCCACCAGGACGGCGCGGTGATCCGGCTGTCGCAGATCGCGCGCGTGAGCGACTCGGTCGAGAACCGCTACAGCAGCGGCTTTCACAACCGCAACCCGGCCGTGGTCCTGACCATCAGCCGCCAGCCCGGTTCGAACATCATCGAAACCATAGCCGCCATCAACCAGGCTCTTCCCGGGCTGCGCGCGCTGATGCCGGCCGACGTGGACCTGACCGTGGCGCTGGACCGCTCGCCGGGCATCAACGCCACCCTGCGCGAAGCGCACATCACGCTGGGGCTGGCCACCGCGCTGGTGATCCTGGTGGTGTGGGCCTTCCTGGGCAATGCGCGGGCGGCGGCCATCCCCAGCGTGGCGATTCCGGTGTGCCTGATCGCCACCTTCGCCGTCATGTACCTGTGGGGCTTCTCGCTGAACAATCTGTCGCTGATGGCGCTGATCGTCGCGGCCGGCCTGGTGGTCGACGACGCCATCGTGGTGCTGGAGAACATCTCGCGCCACATCGAGCGCGGCCTCTCGCCGCGCAAGGCCGCGCTGCGCGGCGTGCGCGAAGTGGGCTTCACGCTGGTGGCCATGACCGTGGCGCTGAGCGTGGTCTTCGTGTCCATCCTGTTCATGGGCGGCCTGGTCGAGCGGCTGTTCCGCGAGTTCTCCATCACCCTGGTCGCAGCCACCGTCATCTCGCTGGTGGTCTCGGTGGCCATCATCCCCAGCCTGTGCGCGCGCTGGCTCAAGCCCGCCGGCCCGGCCGCGCCCAAAGCGGGCGGGCGCGCCTCGCGCATGCAGGCGGCCTTTGAACGCCTCCATGCCTGGTACGGCAACACCCTGTGGCGGGTGCTGGGCCATGCCCGGCTGACGCTGTTGCTGCTGGCCGGCGTAGTGGGGCTGAACGTCTATCTGTACGTGCAGGCGCCCAAGGGCTTCCTGCCGGTGCAGGACACCGGTCAGCTGGTGGGCTTCGTGCGCGGCGACGACGGCTTCTCGTTCCAGGTGATGCAGCCCAAGATCGACCAGTACCGCCAGCTGGTGCTCAAGCATCCAGCGGTGCAGGACGTCATCGGCTACAACGGCGGCAGCCTGGGCATCAGCAACTCCCTGTTCCTGATCCGCCTGAAGCCCGCCGCCGAGCGCCGCGAATCGTCGACCGAGGTCATCAACTGGCTGCGCACCCATGCCCCGGCCGTACCTGGCGGCATGTTCTTCCTGAACGTGGACCAGGACCTGCGCATGCCCGGCGGCTTCGGCAACTCTGGCGACCATGAACTGGCCATCATGGCCAGCGACGTGCCGGCGCTGCGGCAATGGTCGCGCAAGATCTCCAAGGCCATGCAGGAGATTCCCGAACTGCGCGACGTCGACGCGGAAGGCGACGGCGCCACCCAACAGGTCGTGATCGACATAGACCGCGCCGCCGCCCAACGCCTGGGCGTGGACATGGGCACCATCAGCAGCGTGCTCAGCAACTCCTTCAGCCAGCGCCAGGTCGCCACGCTGTACGACGCCATGAACCAGTACCGCGTGGTGCTGGAACTGGACCCGCGCTACACCGAGGACCCCGAGGTACTGGAACAGGTGCAGGTGGTCGCCGCCGACGGCACCCGCGTGCCGCTCACGGCCTTCGCCACCTACGACTACGGGCTGGTGAACGACCGCGTGTTCCATGATGGCCTGTTCGCGGCCGTGGGCGTGGGCTTTTCCCTGGCCGAGGGCGTGTCGCTGCAACAGGCCCTGGCCGCCATCGACAGAAGCATGGCCGAGCTGATGGTGCCCTCTTACATCCAGACCCGCCTGGGCGGCGACGCGCGCAACTTCCAGCAAAGCCTGCAGGACCAGCCCTGGCTGATCCTGGCGGTGCTGGTGGCGATCTACCTGGTGTTGGGTATTCTGTACGAAAGCCCGCTGCATCCGCTTACCATCCTGTCGACCCTGCCGTCGGCCGGCGTGGGCGCGCTGCTGGCGCTGCGCCTGGCCGGCATCGAATTCACGCTGATCGCGTTGCTGGGGTTGTTCCTGCTGGTGGGCATCGTCATGAAGAACGCCATCCTGATGATCGACTTCGCGCTCAGCCTGGAACGGCGCGAAGGGCTGACGCCTGAACAAGCCATCCACCGCGCCGCCATGCTGCGCCTGCGGCCCATCGTCATGACCAACCTGGCGGGGTTGCTGGGCGCCCTGCCCCTGGTGCTGGGCATGGGCGAAGGTTCGGAGCTGCGCCGGCCGCTGGGCATCGCCATCGTCGGCGGGCTGCTCATCAGCCAGTTCCTGACGCTGTACACCACGCCCATCGTGTATCTGGCGCTGGAGAGGCTGCGGTTGAAATGGAAGGCTGGCCGGCTGCGGCCTCGCCCCGGGGCCTGAAGCCTGAGCCTGCCCGCCGGTTCAATCCGGCAGTATTCCCGCCGCCTGGATGACCTGCCGCCATTTGCGCTGCTCGGCCCGCTGGAAATCCTCCAGTTCGCCGGGCGTGCCTCCAGCCGGAATCGCACCCAGTTCAGCCAGCCGCTGCTTGACCGCCGCATCACCCAAGGCCTGGTTGATGGCCGATGACAACTTTTGCTGCACCGTTTGCGGCGTGCCGGTGGGCGCGTACATCGCAAACCAGGACGAGGCCTCGAAATCCGGCGCGCCCAACGCCTCGGCCATGGTCGGAACCTGCGGATATTCCGGCAGCCGCTGCGCTGTCGTGACCGCCAGCATGCGCAGTTTTCCGGCCTTCACGAAGGGCGTACTGGTCAGCAAGGTATCGAACATGACCTGGACTTGGCCCGCTACCAGATCGGTCACGGCCGGGCTTGAACCCTTGTAGGGGATGTGGGTCATGGAGGTGCCGGTCTTGTACTTAAAGTATTCCGGCACCAGGTGGGAAGACCCGCCATTCCCCGCCGAACCGTAGTTCACTCGGTCCGGATGGGCTTTCAGGTAGTCCACCAGCTCGCCCACTGTCTGCACCGGCATCTGTTGCGGGTTGATCACGACCGCGATGGGTACGGTAAGAATCAGCGCCAGGGGCATGAAGTCCTTGTTCGCATCGTAGGGGATGTCGGGATAGAGCCCAGGATTGATCGCCATGGTGCCTATGCTGGCCATCATCAGCGTGTATCCGTCCGGCTTGCTGCGCGCAACCTCGCTGGCGCCGATGAAGCCGTGCGCGCCGGCCTTGTTCTCAATGACGAAGGGCGTGCCCAAGCGGTCGGAGAGCGCCTTGCCTACCACGCGTGCGGCGATGTCGGTCGGGCCGCCGGCGGGGAACGGAACGACCAGGCGGATGGGGCGCTCGGGCCATTGCGCTCCTGTACTGCCCAGGGCGGGCTGCGCCGCGACAGCGCAGGCGAGCGCGGCGATTCCTAAAAGATGCTTCATGGATTTGTCTCCTGGCAAGTTCTGCGGGGCGCGTCAGGCAGCGGTCTGGATGCCGGCTTCGCGTATCAGGCGCGCCCACTTCTTCTGTTCGTCCTGGATGTAGCGCTGCGCAGCCTGCGGCGTTCCGCCCATGGCCGTGCTGCCCTCGGCGGTGAACATGGCCACGGTGGCCGGATCGGCCAACACCTTCTCCACGACCGCATTGACGGCCAGGACGACCTCGGGCGGCGTGCCGGCCGGCGCCACCAACGCCTTCCAATCCAGCGCCTCGAATCCCTCGTAGCCGGACTCGGCCACGGTGGGCACATCGGGCAGGATCGCCAGCCGCGCGCGAGAGCTG includes these proteins:
- a CDS encoding Bug family tripartite tricarboxylate transporter substrate binding protein is translated as MKHLLGIAALACAVAAQPALGSTGAQWPERPIRLVVPFPAGGPTDIAARVVGKALSDRLGTPFVIENKAGAHGFIGASEVARSKPDGYTLMMASIGTMAINPGLYPDIPYDANKDFMPLALILTVPIAVVINPQQMPVQTVGELVDYLKAHPDRVNYGSAGNGGSSHLVPEYFKYKTGTSMTHIPYKGSSPAVTDLVAGQVQVMFDTLLTSTPFVKAGKLRMLAVTTAQRLPEYPQVPTMAEALGAPDFEASSWFAMYAPTGTPQTVQQKLSSAINQALGDAAVKQRLAELGAIPAGGTPGELEDFQRAEQRKWRQVIQAAGILPD